From a region of the Blastocatellia bacterium genome:
- a CDS encoding TonB-dependent receptor, translated as MCRNDDCRLKVFLHLCAAIVLLAVGGITGAAQTGTSRITGTVTDPAGAVIEGATVTARNEATSVQYRATTTSAGTYAIESVPVGIYTITVEASGFRTFSSSGNVVNVGAALVVNAQLQVGQATEIIEVVGAYERVETTHAMLSDVVSRRAVADLPLNGRNPLSLIVLQPGLIQRTTNSLGSGTHVFGSRDRAHNVTVDGIDANESSVPNPQSNILRLNPDNVQEYRVVTHNATPEYGRNSGANVSIATRSGTNEYHADVFYFHRNSVLNSNEFFNKAEGQARPFLLLHQFGAAGGGPILKNKTFFFASYQGNRIMQTQPIAKAFGTPLAYTAAMRSGIYRFVRGAITVDGVTVTRNSPLLVDARGNLKPGVPVCGGAVTTNCVDSYNLFDPRNDPRGIGPDPVIRSLISQLPAPNTFTVGDGLNIGGFVWNPPSRFVGPNSLIRVDHKFSENHTMFGRFIWSEWNTEQGDFLNARPQVFPGFPPMGEVFRTNQNLALSYRSVLSPRLVNEFTTGFNRFNFFFTWGESNPNFGDLSKVPPYGQQCAGTTSFRNITTPFCNTPRTARAVSTIQFIDNLSYARGSHTVRTGINFRFYRHNDSRGFAGGRNISPNIFFDQSLRRSGFLNLPPVGGGADQIDATDNTILQNALVELAGIVAGVDQAFAANLKANSFPPGILQALGTRARQFNAYAQDEWRIRRNLTMTYGVRWELNLPMEDCCDRVFVPDKPIDGSQGPVSFVARDRWYERTNWTAFGPRVSFAWTPWGDKTVFRLGYGLAFDPISTFQVTAIGGMVPGAALDCRMRLSDTATGVQATITAGCSIPANVDRRIGQGFPLQLPTPTARPSDLFSPPPQPMGVAPNTGAFDPNLKLPAVHEWSLTIQRELLGNTVLQVGYVGKRGTHLFRAYDLNQIRTDQPGFKESFLIAQENLRKGCRPDGTGCPAGVTGVTPTLLVQLTGSTVGSATSFLNSSTTQTNLLRNGLGDLAVRIDSLTGTASIVNRGFPANYFRPNPQFSQIFYFDSGGDSYYHGMILQLRRRFERGLDMGFSYTLSKSIDNMSVDPVGAASGGGLSTTNSRTPTDVRNFRLDRSLSDFDNRHVIVVHGLYDLPFGRGRTWGADWPGVINHVLGGWTVTGIFLSQSGEPFTINSGIRTVHNTKVSRAELRGPLPEARLQSVAGIRGPVVFQVTDLDPNTNCRQIVGTQSFLCIPAPGESGMGRNTVTGPGFWNFDFGLIKRVAVTERVNLQFRAEFFNLFNNSNFENPRNASSGSPTLTSSLFGQTCCVTAAVPASATIIAVGEPNRVIQFALKLSF; from the coding sequence ATGTGTCGAAACGATGACTGTCGTCTCAAGGTCTTTTTGCACCTGTGCGCGGCGATCGTTTTGCTCGCTGTTGGGGGCATCACAGGCGCTGCCCAGACCGGCACGAGCCGGATCACGGGAACGGTCACAGACCCAGCCGGAGCCGTGATTGAAGGCGCTACGGTCACGGCGAGAAACGAAGCCACCAGCGTGCAGTACAGAGCGACCACGACATCGGCGGGCACGTATGCGATTGAGTCGGTGCCCGTCGGCATTTACACGATTACAGTCGAAGCTTCTGGATTTCGGACCTTCAGCAGCTCCGGCAATGTCGTCAACGTCGGTGCGGCGTTGGTCGTGAATGCGCAACTTCAGGTGGGGCAAGCGACGGAGATCATCGAAGTCGTGGGGGCATACGAGCGCGTGGAAACAACTCATGCCATGCTCAGTGATGTCGTGAGCCGGCGAGCGGTGGCCGACCTGCCGCTGAACGGGCGGAATCCGCTCAGCTTGATCGTGCTACAACCGGGCCTGATTCAGCGCACGACTAACTCTCTTGGTTCAGGTACGCATGTGTTCGGCTCGCGAGACCGCGCCCACAACGTCACCGTTGACGGCATTGATGCGAATGAGTCGTCAGTACCGAATCCGCAAAGTAACATTCTACGGCTGAACCCTGACAACGTTCAGGAGTATCGCGTGGTCACCCACAATGCAACTCCAGAATATGGGCGCAATAGCGGGGCGAACGTCTCCATTGCCACGCGATCAGGGACGAATGAGTACCACGCCGACGTGTTTTACTTCCATCGCAACTCTGTGTTGAATTCCAACGAATTCTTCAACAAAGCAGAAGGTCAGGCCAGACCCTTCCTGCTTCTGCATCAATTCGGCGCAGCCGGTGGTGGACCGATTCTCAAGAACAAGACGTTCTTCTTTGCGAGTTATCAGGGGAATCGGATCATGCAAACGCAGCCGATTGCCAAAGCGTTTGGCACGCCGCTGGCTTACACGGCTGCCATGCGGTCGGGAATTTACCGATTCGTGCGAGGAGCCATCACGGTGGATGGTGTAACGGTGACGAGGAACTCCCCGTTGCTCGTAGATGCTCGGGGGAATCTCAAGCCAGGTGTGCCCGTCTGCGGCGGAGCGGTCACCACCAATTGCGTGGATTCCTATAACCTTTTTGATCCACGGAACGATCCCCGAGGCATCGGGCCAGACCCGGTGATTCGCTCCCTTATCAGCCAGCTTCCGGCGCCGAATACGTTTACGGTTGGTGATGGATTGAACATCGGTGGGTTTGTCTGGAATCCTCCCTCGCGGTTTGTGGGACCCAACAGCCTCATCCGCGTTGATCATAAGTTTTCTGAGAATCACACCATGTTCGGACGGTTCATCTGGTCGGAGTGGAACACCGAGCAGGGAGATTTCTTGAATGCGCGTCCACAGGTCTTTCCCGGCTTTCCGCCGATGGGTGAGGTCTTCCGTACCAATCAGAATCTGGCCCTCAGCTACCGCAGCGTGCTGAGCCCTCGTCTGGTGAACGAATTCACAACCGGTTTTAACCGGTTCAACTTCTTCTTCACCTGGGGAGAATCGAACCCGAACTTTGGCGACTTGAGCAAAGTCCCTCCCTACGGCCAGCAGTGCGCGGGAACAACCTCGTTCCGCAACATCACTACGCCGTTCTGCAATACGCCACGCACGGCTCGTGCGGTGTCAACGATTCAGTTCATTGACAATCTAAGCTACGCGCGCGGCTCGCACACAGTGCGCACGGGGATCAATTTCCGCTTCTATCGGCACAACGATAGTCGTGGGTTTGCCGGCGGTCGTAACATCAGTCCGAATATCTTCTTCGATCAAAGCCTGCGACGGAGCGGATTCCTGAATCTCCCGCCGGTGGGCGGCGGCGCGGATCAAATTGACGCCACCGACAACACCATTCTACAGAATGCGCTGGTCGAGTTGGCCGGCATCGTGGCTGGAGTGGATCAAGCCTTCGCGGCCAATTTGAAAGCGAACTCCTTTCCACCGGGCATCCTGCAAGCCCTTGGAACGCGGGCCAGGCAGTTCAATGCTTACGCGCAGGATGAGTGGCGAATTCGCCGAAACCTGACGATGACCTATGGGGTTCGTTGGGAATTGAATCTGCCGATGGAGGATTGCTGTGATCGCGTCTTCGTTCCCGATAAGCCAATTGACGGATCGCAAGGACCGGTCAGCTTCGTCGCGCGGGATCGTTGGTATGAGCGGACAAACTGGACAGCCTTTGGTCCACGCGTGAGCTTCGCTTGGACGCCGTGGGGTGATAAAACTGTCTTCCGTCTCGGCTATGGATTAGCTTTCGATCCGATTTCGACGTTCCAGGTAACGGCTATTGGCGGAATGGTTCCCGGCGCGGCGCTCGATTGCCGCATGCGGTTGAGCGACACGGCGACAGGTGTGCAGGCGACGATCACGGCCGGATGCAGCATTCCGGCCAATGTGGATCGGCGCATCGGTCAAGGCTTCCCGCTGCAACTGCCGACGCCGACAGCTCGACCAAGCGACCTGTTCAGCCCTCCGCCACAACCGATGGGCGTGGCTCCTAACACCGGGGCGTTCGATCCCAACTTGAAGTTGCCTGCCGTTCATGAATGGAGCCTCACTATCCAGCGCGAACTGCTGGGGAACACGGTGCTGCAAGTCGGTTACGTCGGCAAGCGAGGGACTCACCTGTTCCGCGCCTATGACCTAAACCAGATTCGGACCGATCAGCCCGGTTTCAAAGAATCGTTCCTGATCGCTCAAGAGAATCTGCGGAAAGGCTGCCGTCCTGATGGAACGGGCTGTCCAGCGGGCGTTACCGGAGTCACCCCAACGCTCCTGGTGCAGCTCACGGGCAGCACGGTGGGTAGCGCCACGTCGTTCCTCAACTCTTCAACGACGCAGACCAACCTGCTGCGCAATGGCTTGGGCGACCTGGCCGTGCGCATTGATTCGTTGACCGGCACGGCCTCGATTGTCAACCGCGGTTTCCCGGCCAACTATTTCCGACCCAATCCGCAGTTCAGTCAGATTTTCTATTTCGATTCCGGTGGCGATTCCTACTACCACGGGATGATTCTGCAACTGCGTCGCCGGTTTGAAAGAGGACTGGATATGGGCTTCTCCTACACGTTGTCCAAGTCCATTGACAACATGTCGGTGGACCCGGTGGGAGCGGCCTCCGGCGGAGGCTTGAGCACGACCAATTCGCGCACGCCGACTGATGTACGGAACTTCCGGTTGGATCGGAGCCTGTCGGATTTCGACAATCGTCACGTCATTGTCGTGCATGGGCTCTACGATCTCCCGTTTGGGCGTGGCCGTACATGGGGCGCTGATTGGCCAGGCGTCATCAACCACGTTCTCGGCGGCTGGACCGTGACGGGCATCTTCCTCTCCCAGAGCGGCGAGCCGTTCACCATCAATAGCGGCATTCGCACCGTTCACAATACTAAGGTCTCGCGGGCTGAACTGCGCGGACCATTGCCTGAAGCGAGATTGCAGTCGGTGGCGGGAATTCGTGGGCCGGTGGTCTTCCAGGTGACCGACCTCGATCCTAATACCAACTGTCGTCAGATTGTCGGAACGCAGAGCTTCCTCTGCATCCCGGCGCCAGGCGAGTCGGGCATGGGACGAAACACTGTCACCGGCCCCGGGTTCTGGAACTTTGACTTCGGCCTGATCAAGCGGGTTGCGGTCACCGAGCGCGTCAATCTCCAGTTCCGCGCCGAGTTCTTCAATCTCTTCAATAATTCGAATTTCGAGAATCCTCGAAATGCTTCTTCCGGCTCACCAACGCTGACCAGTTCGCTGTTTGGCCAAACCTGCTGCGTGACGGCAGCCGTGCCGGCCTCAGCAACGATCATTGCTGTTGGCGAGCCCAATCGGGTGATTCAATTCGCCTTGAAGCTCAGCTTCTAG
- the hypE gene encoding hydrogenase expression/formation protein HypE, whose amino-acid sequence MMTCPIPITEYSTILLAHGGGGKLMHQLIEKMFLPVFANSLLEVRHDSAVITHDGVKLAFTTDSYVVRPLFFPGGDIGSLAVNGTVNDLAMCGARPLYLSVGFILEEGLPMETLWQVVQSMQQATRAAQVQLVTGDTKVVDKGKGDGIFINTAGIGVIEHDLVIAPASVRPGDVVLLNGDIGRHGIAIMAVREGLAFESEIESDSAPLADLVMTLLHAGIEIHCLRDLTRGGLASAVVEIAEAAGIEIALDEAVIPVREDVQGACEILGFDPLYVANEGRFIAFVAARDAERALALMRSHPLGAQASIIGRVTQHASGRVTMRSKIGASRIVDMLSGEQLPRIC is encoded by the coding sequence ATGATGACCTGTCCGATACCAATCACCGAGTACTCGACGATCTTGCTCGCTCACGGAGGCGGCGGAAAGTTGATGCATCAACTCATCGAGAAAATGTTCCTGCCCGTGTTCGCCAACTCGCTCCTTGAGGTGCGACACGATAGCGCCGTCATCACTCACGATGGCGTCAAGCTCGCTTTCACCACCGATTCTTACGTCGTTCGTCCGCTGTTTTTCCCCGGCGGCGATATTGGGTCGCTGGCTGTGAACGGCACGGTGAACGACCTGGCGATGTGTGGTGCGCGCCCGCTTTATTTGAGTGTTGGGTTCATCCTGGAAGAGGGACTACCGATGGAGACGCTCTGGCAGGTCGTCCAATCCATGCAGCAGGCCACGCGCGCGGCTCAAGTTCAACTCGTCACCGGCGACACGAAGGTTGTGGACAAGGGCAAAGGCGATGGCATTTTCATCAACACGGCGGGCATCGGCGTCATCGAGCATGATCTTGTCATTGCTCCGGCCAGCGTGCGACCGGGCGATGTGGTGCTGCTGAACGGCGACATTGGACGGCATGGCATCGCGATTATGGCCGTGCGGGAAGGATTAGCCTTCGAGAGTGAGATCGAGAGCGATTCAGCTCCGCTGGCCGACCTGGTGATGACATTGCTCCATGCCGGAATAGAAATCCACTGCCTGCGCGATCTGACGCGGGGCGGATTGGCGAGCGCCGTCGTCGAGATTGCCGAGGCAGCGGGCATCGAGATTGCTTTGGACGAAGCCGTCATCCCTGTTCGAGAGGACGTCCAAGGGGCCTGTGAGATTCTCGGCTTCGATCCGCTCTATGTGGCTAATGAAGGGCGCTTCATTGCCTTTGTAGCCGCACGGGATGCCGAGCGCGCTCTTGCCCTCATGCGCTCACATCCGCTGGGCGCTCAAGCGAGCATCATTGGCCGAGTGACCCAGCACGCATCAGGGCGGGTGACGATGCGGAGCAAGATCGGCGCGAGCCGCATTGTTGATATGCTTAGCGGCGAGCAGCTCCCGCGCATTTGTTGA
- a CDS encoding SurA N-terminal domain-containing protein: protein MLRFLSKQQRARNAFLIFFCFVMAVTLVIFLGMPIGDWISSAFKGSEADAADPKATVAEVDGDKIPARELQQALNRIAQGGSGQNMAFIKSFSDTLLDQLITQRIVKAEAARLGITVSDDEVRREIARQVPNFIDDKGRFIDFDRYRRSIEASGSTVEEFEQSIRQSLLDKKLQAYLTAGITVTPREVEEDFVRQNTSVNLSYVVIEPKKYEAEVSVSEAEAKSYFDQHKDEFKITEVERKVDYIYIAYDALKPSVSVTEDEIKQEYEFTKSQQTIGATVSQIVFPFNETNEAQVRQKADEVVKKARGDEKTPAEDFAKLGGKSIGYVKKDSKDTSYKQRVFTLVDAKKDVTEPIKEGNAFYVMKVTRWDRKSLAQARPELLQQLRDRKARTEASKLATEITKKLQEVKDIRKVAEEFRSRLGNLPLDQIVKQTGFFATSTQLPEFDIYSSSFTSSASNLNDIGQVGNQITLKDGIAIPQLAAKRDPHEPSFEEVKDRVIEKLRKQKAAERARQRANELAQQVNSVQALQKAAAAEKLELKTQDDFKRGSILQELEQSDQLEGFAFSVEVGKTAPQAIKVGEKYVLLGVTAKKAADLTKLAEEQDATRKRLLDQRRNQLYQAYLKQIKDKLASEGKIIVYQKVFDTIAAGAGGDIRDILNINPAP from the coding sequence ATGCTAAGGTTTTTGAGCAAGCAACAACGCGCGCGCAACGCATTCTTGATCTTTTTCTGTTTCGTCATGGCGGTGACGTTGGTGATCTTCTTAGGCATGCCGATTGGCGATTGGATTTCCAGCGCCTTCAAAGGCAGTGAGGCAGACGCGGCTGACCCGAAGGCGACGGTCGCCGAAGTTGATGGCGACAAAATCCCGGCTCGTGAATTACAACAAGCGCTGAACCGCATCGCTCAGGGCGGCAGTGGTCAAAACATGGCCTTCATTAAATCGTTCAGCGATACACTGCTTGACCAGCTCATCACGCAACGCATCGTCAAAGCCGAGGCGGCGCGGTTGGGAATCACGGTTTCCGATGATGAAGTTCGGCGCGAGATCGCTCGTCAAGTTCCCAATTTCATTGACGACAAAGGTCGGTTCATTGATTTCGACCGCTACCGTCGGTCCATCGAAGCCAGTGGATCAACCGTCGAAGAGTTTGAACAAAGTATCCGACAGTCGCTCCTGGATAAGAAATTGCAAGCGTACTTGACCGCCGGCATCACGGTCACGCCTCGCGAGGTCGAAGAGGATTTCGTTCGTCAAAACACGAGCGTCAATTTGTCCTACGTGGTGATTGAGCCAAAGAAGTATGAAGCGGAGGTGTCGGTGTCAGAGGCAGAAGCGAAATCCTACTTTGACCAACATAAGGACGAATTCAAAATCACCGAAGTCGAGCGAAAGGTTGACTACATCTATATCGCCTATGACGCCTTGAAGCCCTCAGTGAGCGTCACCGAGGACGAAATCAAACAGGAATACGAGTTCACCAAATCGCAGCAAACGATCGGCGCGACGGTCAGCCAGATCGTGTTTCCGTTCAATGAGACTAACGAAGCGCAAGTTCGCCAGAAGGCCGACGAAGTCGTCAAAAAAGCGCGCGGCGACGAGAAGACGCCCGCCGAGGACTTTGCCAAGCTCGGCGGCAAAAGCATCGGCTACGTCAAGAAAGACAGCAAAGATACATCCTACAAGCAGCGTGTCTTCACCTTGGTAGACGCCAAGAAAGACGTCACCGAGCCGATCAAAGAAGGCAACGCGTTCTACGTGATGAAAGTGACCCGGTGGGACCGCAAATCGTTAGCACAAGCGCGGCCTGAATTATTGCAACAACTCCGCGACCGGAAGGCCCGAACCGAAGCATCCAAGCTGGCCACTGAAATCACGAAGAAGCTGCAAGAGGTCAAAGACATCCGCAAAGTGGCCGAAGAATTTCGTTCCCGTCTGGGCAATCTGCCGTTGGATCAGATCGTCAAACAAACCGGCTTCTTCGCGACATCCACTCAATTGCCAGAATTTGACATTTACTCCAGCTCGTTCACCAGCAGCGCATCAAACCTCAACGACATCGGTCAAGTTGGCAATCAGATCACGCTGAAAGATGGCATCGCCATTCCGCAGTTGGCCGCCAAGCGCGATCCACATGAGCCTTCCTTTGAAGAAGTCAAGGATCGCGTCATAGAGAAGCTGCGCAAGCAAAAGGCGGCCGAACGCGCACGCCAACGAGCCAACGAATTAGCGCAACAGGTCAACAGCGTTCAGGCGCTCCAAAAAGCCGCCGCGGCTGAGAAACTGGAGCTCAAGACACAGGATGATTTCAAGCGCGGCAGCATTCTGCAGGAGCTAGAGCAGTCGGATCAATTGGAAGGATTTGCCTTCAGCGTTGAGGTAGGCAAAACGGCGCCGCAAGCAATCAAAGTGGGTGAGAAATACGTGTTGCTCGGCGTCACAGCGAAGAAAGCGGCTGATCTGACCAAGCTGGCCGAAGAGCAAGACGCCACGCGCAAACGCCTGCTTGATCAGCGACGCAATCAGCTCTATCAAGCCTATCTGAAACAGATCAAGGATAAGCTGGCCTCGGAAGGCAAAATCATCGTCTACCAGAAGGTGTTCGATACGATTGCTGCCGGCGCAGGAGGGGACATCCGCGATATCCTCAACATCAACCCAGCACCCTAG
- a CDS encoding hydrogenase formation protein HypD: GRAEVENQYTRSVRREGNLAAQRLIREVFRVVPRKWRGIGEIPRSGLGLAEKYIELDAEVRFGLADQTVEESSECMSGLVLQGVMKPHECPAFGTRCTPEHPLGATMVSSEGACAAYYRYRARPAVSG, encoded by the coding sequence AGGCCGCGCGGAGGTGGAAAACCAATACACTCGTTCCGTGCGGCGCGAGGGGAATCTTGCGGCGCAGCGGCTCATTCGTGAAGTTTTTCGCGTCGTGCCCCGAAAGTGGCGAGGCATCGGCGAAATTCCTCGAAGCGGTTTGGGGCTCGCGGAGAAGTACATCGAACTCGATGCTGAGGTGCGATTCGGCTTGGCCGATCAGACGGTCGAGGAATCGTCCGAATGCATGAGCGGGTTGGTGCTGCAAGGAGTAATGAAGCCGCACGAGTGTCCGGCCTTTGGCACGCGTTGCACGCCGGAACATCCGCTCGGCGCCACGATGGTGTCATCGGAAGGGGCGTGCGCGGCGTACTACCGCTATCGTGCCCGCCCAGCCGTCAGCGGATGA